Part of the Methanobacterium paludis genome is shown below.
AATAGAACGATTTAAATCAGTCAAACCTGTTTGGTTACTTACAAGTTCAATGGTTTTTTCGTTTATACTACCATCTGATAGAAGTTTTCGCAGTGGAGGGATCCGTTCACACATTTTCCTTAAAGATTCTGTGTTACTTTGTTCAGCAACCCAGTAGGAACCAAAAAGACTTCTGGCACTTTGGTTGTGTTCTCTTATTTGATTTCTAAGTTTCTGACATTTCAACACATCTTCCATGTCATGAAGAATTTCATCATCATTTTCAGGGACTTTCACCTTATAAAAAACCGAAATATTCGCTCTGGCTTTTTTATAACCTCCTCTAAATGATTTGAATAATTTAGATGAACTTTCCTCGTATTCCTTGAGAACTGAGGATACATCTGTATTTAAGATAATTTCATCGAATTTTTGTGTGATGCTCCGTTGAAACTGCTGAAATTTATCGATTTTTTCAATTAAGTTGTATGCTTCCGGGGTTCCGGCATCCCATTTTGGATTTAAAAAAATATCTTTATCCACTTGTTCGGTGGATGTTATAAATTGGGCGTTGGATACTGATTGCTGGAGTTCTTCCAAATTGTTTGTTTTTCCAATACCTGAAATATCTGCCAGATACTGGATTTCAGATTTAATGGTCGTTACTGAATTGGTGCATTCGTTTGTTAAATAACTAATTTCATCCAGATCCACTGGAAATATTGGTTCGGGCATACAATTCTTCCATGGATTGTTTGTGAGTGGTTTAATATGTTTTACAATTTCACCTATATGTTCAAGTGTATTAACTGAATCCTGCCACTGCTTTCTGGTGAAATGGTCGGGATTTTTGATTTTGGCACGCGGAATCTTCCGTCCTGTTTTATTAAAATGATCCAAAGCTTCTTCTTTAAGACCGAAAAGTTTGAATGGGGAAAGTCTGATTTCTCCGAGGGGTTTGTGTAAAATTTCATTGTACCCATCTAATTCTGATTTGAGTTTTTCAATCTCATTGAACTCATCATCAAGCATTATTTCAGCTTTTGGAGGGCTGTAAAGTGTTCTTTCGAGTTCATTTAAAACTTCCCTTTTGTTGGATTTGCGGCTGTGCAGCTCGAGACAGAAATCACCAAGACCAACACCATCTAAACGGTCTTTAACAACTTCCAATGCAGCCATTTTCTCACTTACAAATAGAACAGTCTTTCCATTGGCCATTAATTCTGCTATAAGGTTAACAATGGTCTGTGATTTACCTGTACCTGGAGGTCCCTCAACCACCATATTTTTACCAGCTTTTGATTCTTCTATCACGGCTATTTGGGATGAATCAGCATCCACAACATGATAAATATCCTTTGAAGATAATTTCTTGTCAACGTCGTCTTCAAAGAATTCTTCTCCAACTGAATTGCCTGAAGGGTCAAATATGGATTCTATAATCGGATTTTCTGTGATTTCAACGCTTTTCCAGCTTTCGGGGTCCAGATCCTTATACATGACAAATTTTGTGAAGCTGAAAAAGCCCATGTGCATTTCATATACAACTTTCCAGTCCTTTTTTGAGGATATTGCACTTTTTATAGATTTAAAATAGTTATATACTCCCTTTTTTTCTTCTGGCATCTCAAAATCTGATATTTCTACACCCTGTTCCTGTAATTTGGCTTGAAGTGAGATGTTGGGGATTATATCGTCTCCAGTCCATTTGAGTTTGAAAGAACCTTTAACTTTTTTTCGCTCGAGTTCAACAGGTATAAGGAGCAATGGAGCTTTTCTGGGTTCTATGACATCAGCACTTTCTTTCCATTCCAAAAAACCAATTGCAAGGTAAAGTATATTGTAACCCTGTTCTTCAAGCATTGATTTGGACTGCTGGTTAATGTAAAAAAGTCTTTTTTGAAGTTCTTCTGCCTTCAGCCCAGTTTGGAGAAAGGTGTCTTTGTACTTGTCTGCAACTTCCAAATTTGGTGATGGCAGCTTCCAGAGAGTTGAGGTTTCTTCGTCTGTTAAATCTGAATTTTCTACTTCGTTGAGATTTCCATTTTCATCAACTTCATCTTCTTTATTTTCTGATTTAGGAAGAAACTGCATTTTTTTCTCTTCTAAAACGATGAGGTTGTAAATTTCCGTTGGAATTTCATTTATTACCCCAATGGATTTCTTACGGGCTTTGAAATTCAGAAGCTGGTTACGCATTGTTAAATCCAATAAATTTCTTCTTAATGATTCTATTTGCCCCTCAATGTTCAAAACAGCCGGTCCATCCATTTTTGTGCCTCAAATTTTCATGATAGTAAAAACTACCTTAAAGTTACCTTTAAAAATATTCTTAGGTAGTATAACATAAATTTTTCTATTATAAACATCTGGTAATTACTTTAAACCTTCTACGTCTTGAATAATATCAGAAAAATATCTGCAAGACCTAAAGAGATGAAATAATTTTCAAAAAAAATTAGTAATCAATTTAATTAAGGAATTTAAGATTAAGGAAGTATTGGAATGGGAAAGTAATTGGAATTTAAAATCATAAAGTGTAAAGCATTGATTTTTAAATAGATCTCTTAAAATTGAATAAAAAAATTCAGATAATAGTTTGAATCTATCAGTAGTTTCAACTTTTAGTCAATTTTTAGCTGTACTCTTTTAGCCGTACTCCCTATCTTTAAATGTTATGATGAATCTGGTTCCATTTGTTCTATCAAGCTCTATTTTGCCGTCAATTTGTTCGGTTAAGTTGTTAACAAGGCGCATTCCAAGGGATTCTATGTTTTAACCATGGAACGTACTAGTGTTTCCTATAAATATATTCTCCATTCAACCATTTGACCCCCACCATCTGGGATAGATCCCTGTCAATCGACACAAGGTCATCTTTATCTAGCTTGGAGATATCATCTTTACCAACAATTCGAGTTAAGTTAGCAATTTCCTTTGTCGATAATGTTATAAAATTGGTGAGTTTTAAAACTCCCTCATCTACATCTAACTGTTTTAGAAGCTGTGGGTTTTGAGTTGTCACACCAGTTGGACAGAGTCCTGTGTAACAGATACGGTACTGTTCACAGTTTATGGCTATAAGTGCTGCTGTTCCAATATAAACTGCATCAGCACCAAGTGCAAGGCATTTTGCAAAGTCTGAGGAGCTGTGAAGACTTCCTCCTGCAATTAAAGAGACTCTATCCTTAACTCCAAGTTTCTGAAGGTGTCTGAAGGCCCGCGGCAATGCTGCAATGATGGGTAAACCCACATTGTCCCTCACATAAAGGTCTGTGGCGCCAGTACCTCCACCAAAACCGTCCAAAGATATGAAATCAACTCCAGCATCCACAAGAATTTCTAAATCTCCCTCAACATCACCACAACCTATCTTAGCACCTACAGGTGCACCTCCGGAGATCTTATGGAGCCACGAAACTTTTTCAGCCACATCTTCTGCACTTTTAATGTCCAGGTGGTGCGCTGGTGAATAAGCAGCTTCTCCAGTTTTCAAGCCCCTGATGCTGGCAACTTCAGAGTTCATCTTGCTTGCTGGAAGATAACTTCCTTTTCCAGGATATGCGCCCTGTCCAAAGCGTATTTCAATGGCTGTGGCATTTTTGAGTACATTTTCATCCACTCCGAAGCGTCCTGTTGAATACTGGACTATTCTCTGCTTTTGAGATAGTTCACTCTCCTCATCAGATATTCCCCCTTCACCAGAATTAAACCCTATATTCAGTTTGGATGCAGTTTCAGCGATTACTATCTTAACATTGGGAGATACAGCCCCAAAACTCATACCTGAAACTAGTATTGGCGATGAAACCTTGAAAGGTTTTTTAGATTTTGGACCTATACAGATCTGTGTTTTTACATCATCTTCACGGTTTAAAGGAATTTTTTTTATTTGGGCAGGCACAAAATGTAGGTCTTCAAATGAAAACGGGATTTTCTTGGTTGATCCCATGGATGTAACTATACTCTCACCAGAGGCACTCAGATCCTTGATATTCACAACGTTCTGATAAAAGGAATCATCTTCTGAAGAACCCTTTTTTCTCATTACTAATTTACCGTTTCCAACTGCCCTTTTATTGCAATAATAGATACTTTTAAGTTTATTTTCGTAATATACGGCACATGTATCACATATACAACCTTTGGCTTTAATATCTGTATTACTTGGACATTTACCGCAGTATAATATATCTCCACCACATTCTGGATAACTTGGACAGTAGGGGCAGTGACATTTTTTTCGATTTTCTTCAGAATCCTCAATTTTTGAAAGAACATCCCTTGAATCTTGAACCATGATTAAAGTCTCCTGAATTTATTTACTGAGATATTTACATCATTTTAAGAGTGTTTATTTTCCGAATTATTCTTTTTCATCCTTTTCATTGATTTATTGATATTTAAAAAAAAATTAAAAATTAACATATGTTTAATCAGATAATCTTCAGATAAATCTTCTTGGATCCGTTTCAATATCCACAATAACAGGCTTATCAGATTTAAGTGCTTTTTCAACTGCACCTGGAAGTTCATCAGGTGTTTTTACAGTTATTCCAAGACCTCCACAGTTATTTGCATAATCTGCAAAGTTGCAGTTATAAAGCTCTGTATTCCAGTTGGGATAATTTTCAACCATTTGCTCCTGCATAATCATTCCAAGCTGGCTGTTGTTAAACAAAAATACTTTTACAGGCAGTTTGTATTTTACAGCTGTCATAAATTCAGCCATTACCATGGAAAAACCGCCATCACCGGTTATACAAATAACCTGTCTTTCGGGGTATACAAGTTGGGCTGCAAGTGCTGCTGGTAGTCCAAATCCCATTGTAGCCAGATATCCTGACATGACCATTTTCTGGGTTTTTTTCATCCAGAAGTTACGGCCGAACCACCAGCAGTTCTCCCCAATATCAAGGGCAATGACTGCATCGTCTGCAAACTTTTCATTTAGAACCTTAATAATGTATTGAGGCCTAACTGGAGTTTTTGAGGGATCTGCTTCTTCTTCCAGAAGTTCGATCCATTCTTCTTTCAATTTGGATATTTCAGCAAGGTAATTGTCGTTATTTTTTTCTTTAACCATGTCTGTAAGTTTAGGTATCAACTCAGAACAGTTTCCAAGAAGCGGTACTTCAACAGGGTATCTTCGAGCTATCATCATGGGATCTATGTCGATCTGTACGGTTTTTTTCTCAGGTATCTGTGTCATCTCTGAAAATGACGATCCCGCGACTATCAAAAGATCTGTTTTTTCTACAAGAGCTGTTGAAGCTGTTGAACCTATTCCACCATGACTTCCAACGTACAAGGGGTTATATTCATCAACAATCCCCTTTGCCCTGAAAGTTGTGGTTATAGGTGCTTTTATTTTCTCTGCAAGTTCTAGAAGTTTATCGCCCTGTTCCATCGCACCAAATCCTGCTAGAATTACTGGCCTTTCTGATTCATTGATTAGGTCTGCGGCTTTTCTCAAGAGGAAGTTGGGCTGTGAAACTGATTGATTAGGCATATTACCTTTAAACGGAATAATTGGCAGATTGCAGGGTAATTTTTGAACATCGTTAGGAATTCCGAGGTGTGAAACTCCCCTATCAAGAAGTGCATGTTTGATTGCAAGGGTTGTGAGACTTGTTGTCTGGTCTTCTGACATTAAAATTTTATTAAAAACAGTTAAAGGTTCAAAAAAGGAGTACTGGTCGATTTCTTGGAATGATCCAGGTCCAATAAGCTGTCTTGTAACCATACCAGTTAAAGCAAGAACCGGGGAGTGATCAAGTTCTGCATCGTAAAGTCCTGTTGCCATATTGGTTGCTCCAGGGCCTGCGATAGTGAGACATGCTGCTATATGTCCTGTGAGTTTTCCATAGGCTGAAGCCATGAAAGCTGCTGCCTGTTCATGCCTCACCTGTATGTATCGTATTTCATCACTTTTTCGAATGGATTCAAGCACCCCAAGAGAAGATGTTCCAGGGATTCCAAATACGTATCTCACACCCCATTCATCCATTTGTTTGACAATTATATCAGCCACAGTTGTTTCTTCACCTTCTGTTTCTGTAACTCCTTCACATAGTTTTCCTTCACATAAAAAGACAAAAAAGCTTTTTGGAGAATTGCAGACAGGGCACCTCCAATCATCTGGTAGTTCATCGAATTTAACACCTTCAACATCTTCATCGTATATATGATTACATACTGTGCACCGGTACTTTGCCATTTAAACCCCCCATGGACTATGGTAAAATATATCCAGAATAATTTCTCTACTTCTATTATATACTTTTGAAATTAATAAAATCATATGTTTAAAGATTATTTGTTAATAAAAATGGGGCTGTCTTGTCGTTTTTAGAAAGAACAATTATTTTCACCAGTTTTTGGTGGTTTTTTTGATTGTCTATTAAAAAGACTTTTAAAAATCTTTTAAAAATCTACTAAAAAATTTAAAAAAATTTAAACCCTCCAAAATTCTAATTACAAAAATTGATAAAAGAGTAAATAAAGATTTAATATGGAGTGTCATGATAAAAACTCTTATAAAATCCACCAGAATAACATGGGCTTCCAAAACCGTCAATATGTATCTTCTGGTTCTTACTTATGCTTATTTTGCTAATATAATTATTACCAATCCCTATGAAATAATTGAGGGACTTATTTTAGTTTGTGTACTTTGGGGTGCATTATACAGCCTCAATGACCTCACTGATCTTGAAGTTGACAGGAAAGACAGCTCAAAAAAAGAAAGGGCTTTTATTCAGGATAATGTTGAAAAAGGATGGATAATGTTGTTTTTTGTGGTTTTGGGAGTAATAGTTTTTTTAGTTTCCTTTGCCACCATGAAACCTGAGTTTACTGTGATACTTGCGCTCATGCTTTTAAACCAGGTTATATACACAGTACCTCCAATCAGACTTAAAAACACCGTACTTGCACCTTTTGCAAGTACGGCCACAAACACGGTCTTGAGAATTGCCTCATGCTGTGTGTTACTGGGAAACATCTTTTTGGTCCCATTGAGCGTTTACTTCTTTATGTACATGGCGGGACTGGCCACGTATGTGATGTATAAATCAGAAACAGGTCAAGCAAGTATTGTAGGTGTAATAGCTGCGGTGGCGTTGGTTTATTCGTTGTATTCGGGATATATGAATTTTGTGCAGTTTGCCGTAGCAGTTCTGCCGGCTTTTTTAGCAGCAATACCTTTATATATATCTTTATTTGTGGAAAAAGATAAACTGGTTTATTTAGCAGATGTACTCTACCATCAAGTTGCAATGGTATTTTTCATTATCTGTATTCTTTATATTCTATTTTAAACTTGTTTAAGTTGTTAATTTTAAAAGAGAATCTTTTTAATCCCATATCTGAATCTTGAAAGTATTTTTCATAAATACTTTTTTATTAACTATTTTTCTTAAAAGAATTTGGATAAGAGTTTAAAAATAGAGTTTAAGATATTTTTAAAACAAATTTTATTTTAAAAGAGAATTTTAATAGAAAGGTTTAAAATTTCATTGAAATTTAAATAAAAGTATTAAAAAAGGAATTTATTCCTTAATCGATATTTAAACTTATTTTTAAACCAAAACTTGTGTTTAAAATTTAATTTAAAAGTTAAATATTAATTAAAATAACTTCCCTAATTTAACTAATGCCTTTGGTGAAACTTTTATCAGGAGTTTTATGAGTTCTTTAGTGTTTATACTGTCAAACTCAACACCCTGAAATGCTTCTGCTATAGAATCCAGTTCTCCATCTGAAAGACTTAAAAGGTACTCCTTGGTTTTTAGGTACTTGTCGAAGGATTTACCTATCTCTTCTTCACATTTTTTCTGGTATTCTTTAAGCCTATCTTCAGAGTAGTCTCCTTCCTTAACTGCTGCAGCTGCAACTTCACCTGCAAACAAACCTGCTTCCATAGCTGTGATTATTCCTCCACCTGTAAGGGGATTCACGTGGCCTGCTGCATCACCAACAATGATAAGGTTGTCTGTCGCCAGTTTTTTAATCATTCCGCCAACAGGGTCTCCGCCAACGTTTAATTCAACGGCCTGGGCGTTTTTTGTTGCGGGGCAGTTTTCAACGAACTCAACAAGGTGCTCGTAAGCACTTTTATCGGTTTCTGTTGTAATGATACCTAAACCCACGTTTGCAATGTCATCTCCTTTAGGGAAGATCCATGCATAGCCTCCAGGGGCAACGCTTCCAAAGTAAAACTCTATTGAATATGGATCTTCAAGTTCAAGGCCAGCCATTTCAAACTGGATTGCTGATTCCATATTTTTAGGTTTTGCAGCGGTTTTAAGTCCGCCCCATCTTCCAACCCTGGACTCTGGTCCATCCGCACCTATTATGATCTTGGCTTTGATCTCGAAGTCTTCGCCCATGCGTTGGCAGCTTACAATGTAACCGTTGGAATCTTTTCTCATACCTCGTGCAAGAGTTTTGATCATTATTTTTGCACCAGCACGGGCTGCATCCATTGCCATGTGTTTGTCAAAGATTTTCCTTTCCAGAATGTAGCCTGCTTCAGGAAGCTTCACACGTTCATCGTTGAGCCAAACATCGGTC
Proteins encoded:
- a CDS encoding thiamine pyrophosphate-dependent enzyme, with protein sequence MAKYRCTVCNHIYDEDVEGVKFDELPDDWRCPVCNSPKSFFVFLCEGKLCEGVTETEGEETTVADIIVKQMDEWGVRYVFGIPGTSSLGVLESIRKSDEIRYIQVRHEQAAAFMASAYGKLTGHIAACLTIAGPGATNMATGLYDAELDHSPVLALTGMVTRQLIGPGSFQEIDQYSFFEPLTVFNKILMSEDQTTSLTTLAIKHALLDRGVSHLGIPNDVQKLPCNLPIIPFKGNMPNQSVSQPNFLLRKAADLINESERPVILAGFGAMEQGDKLLELAEKIKAPITTTFRAKGIVDEYNPLYVGSHGGIGSTASTALVEKTDLLIVAGSSFSEMTQIPEKKTVQIDIDPMMIARRYPVEVPLLGNCSELIPKLTDMVKEKNNDNYLAEISKLKEEWIELLEEEADPSKTPVRPQYIIKVLNEKFADDAVIALDIGENCWWFGRNFWMKKTQKMVMSGYLATMGFGLPAALAAQLVYPERQVICITGDGGFSMVMAEFMTAVKYKLPVKVFLFNNSQLGMIMQEQMVENYPNWNTELYNCNFADYANNCGGLGITVKTPDELPGAVEKALKSDKPVIVDIETDPRRFI
- a CDS encoding glutamate synthase-related protein; protein product: MVQDSRDVLSKIEDSEENRKKCHCPYCPSYPECGGDILYCGKCPSNTDIKAKGCICDTCAVYYENKLKSIYYCNKRAVGNGKLVMRKKGSSEDDSFYQNVVNIKDLSASGESIVTSMGSTKKIPFSFEDLHFVPAQIKKIPLNREDDVKTQICIGPKSKKPFKVSSPILVSGMSFGAVSPNVKIVIAETASKLNIGFNSGEGGISDEESELSQKQRIVQYSTGRFGVDENVLKNATAIEIRFGQGAYPGKGSYLPASKMNSEVASIRGLKTGEAAYSPAHHLDIKSAEDVAEKVSWLHKISGGAPVGAKIGCGDVEGDLEILVDAGVDFISLDGFGGGTGATDLYVRDNVGLPIIAALPRAFRHLQKLGVKDRVSLIAGGSLHSSSDFAKCLALGADAVYIGTAALIAINCEQYRICYTGLCPTGVTTQNPQLLKQLDVDEGVLKLTNFITLSTKEIANLTRIVGKDDISKLDKDDLVSIDRDLSQMVGVKWLNGEYIYRKH
- a CDS encoding NAD(P)/FAD-dependent oxidoreductase, which produces MIETDVLVIGAGPAGSSAAKHAAKNGADVVMIDKKSEIGSPKRCAEGVSKEGLKKLGIEPSSRWVTRELSGVRLVSPNGTDVWLNDERVKLPEAGYILERKIFDKHMAMDAARAGAKIMIKTLARGMRKDSNGYIVSCQRMGEDFEIKAKIIIGADGPESRVGRWGGLKTAAKPKNMESAIQFEMAGLELEDPYSIEFYFGSVAPGGYAWIFPKGDDIANVGLGIITTETDKSAYEHLVEFVENCPATKNAQAVELNVGGDPVGGMIKKLATDNLIIVGDAAGHVNPLTGGGIITAMEAGLFAGEVAAAAVKEGDYSEDRLKEYQKKCEEEIGKSFDKYLKTKEYLLSLSDGELDSIAEAFQGVEFDSINTKELIKLLIKVSPKALVKLGKLF
- a CDS encoding UbiA family prenyltransferase; amino-acid sequence: MIKTLIKSTRITWASKTVNMYLLVLTYAYFANIIITNPYEIIEGLILVCVLWGALYSLNDLTDLEVDRKDSSKKERAFIQDNVEKGWIMLFFVVLGVIVFLVSFATMKPEFTVILALMLLNQVIYTVPPIRLKNTVLAPFASTATNTVLRIASCCVLLGNIFLVPLSVYFFMYMAGLATYVMYKSETGQASIVGVIAAVALVYSLYSGYMNFVQFAVAVLPAFLAAIPLYISLFVEKDKLVYLADVLYHQVAMVFFIICILYILF